A single region of the Pectinophora gossypiella chromosome 2, ilPecGoss1.1, whole genome shotgun sequence genome encodes:
- the LOC126375837 gene encoding protein lethal(2)essential for life-like: protein MSLWSIYPNEDDPTLEPEELKDTEADASNVSGISMPLLGVSKSSILSSGLGQISNVNIDSETYRLNLDVRQFSPEEISVKTIDGFLVIEAGHVDELEENASVTRRFAARYALPAGCNTDGLTSFVNSDGMLTITAPLDVTHAAATISLIESAAMLSEVKAIQSATGSQSEAKNSKDQPPAKSSQTSKDVDQPDSMLSILAATSM, encoded by the coding sequence ATGTCTCTGTGGTCCATCTATCCGAATGAAGACGACCCGACTCTTGAACCTGAGGAATTGAAAGATACAGAAGCTGATGCATCCAACGTATCCGGAATATCCATGCCGCTTTTGGGTGTATCCAAATCATCCATTCTATCCAGCGGACTTGGCCAAATATCCAACGTGAACATTGACAGCGAGACGTACCGGCTAAACTTAGATGTCCGGCAGTTTTCGCCGGAGGAAATATCTGTTAAGACTATTGACGGATTTTTGGTCATAGAAGCAGGTCATGTGGATGAACTTGAGGAGAATGCTTCAGTGACGCGACGCTTTGCTGCCCGCTATGCTCTACCAGCAGGCTGCAATACAGACGGTCTAACATCATTCGTTAACTCAGATGGAATGCTTACGATCACTGCCCCTTTAGACGTAACGCACGCCGCGGCTACTATATCGTTGATAGAATCTGCTGCGATGTTGTCAGAAGTAAAGGCAATACAGTCTGCTACTGGGTCGCAATCAGAAGCAAAGAATTCGAAGGACCAACCGCCTGCTAAATCAAGTCAAACATCAAAAGATGTAGACCAACCAGATTCTATGCTATCCATTTTAGCAGCAACTTCAATGTAA